From one Streptomyces sp. SCSIO 30461 genomic stretch:
- a CDS encoding MarR family transcriptional regulator: MQVRPLSQHALEDSLDRQLQRDAGMPHLYYGLLVRLSEAPRRRMRMTELAKDAKITRSRLSHAIARMEKNGRVRREDCASDRRGQHACLTDEGYEVLGKAAPGHVAAVRQAIFDRLTPDQVRQLGEITHIMCDGLQPDGSGADLPWLR, from the coding sequence ATCCAAGTACGTCCACTTTCGCAACACGCCCTAGAGGACAGTCTCGATCGCCAGCTGCAGCGGGACGCGGGCATGCCGCACCTCTACTACGGCCTGCTCGTCCGGCTCTCCGAAGCGCCACGTCGGCGGATGCGGATGACGGAGCTCGCCAAGGACGCCAAGATCACCAGGTCGCGGCTCTCCCACGCGATCGCGCGCATGGAGAAGAACGGCCGGGTGCGCCGGGAGGACTGCGCCTCCGACCGCCGGGGCCAGCACGCCTGCCTCACGGACGAGGGATACGAGGTGCTGGGGAAAGCCGCACCCGGCCATGTGGCCGCCGTACGGCAGGCGATCTTCGACCGGCTCACACCGGACCAGGTGCGGCAGCTCGGCGAGATCACGCACATCATGTGCGACGGCCTTCAGCCCGACGGCAGCGGAGCCGACCTCCCCTGGCTGCGCTGA
- a CDS encoding YafY family protein: protein MTDTPARLLNLLSLLQTPREWPGSELAERLDVSPRTIRRDIDRLRDLGYPVESTKGSAGGYRLVAGAAMPPLLLDDEEAVAIAVGLRAGAGHAIEGVDEASVRALAKLEQVLPSRLRHRVSTLQSAMIPLTRGDGATVDPHTLTAIASTVTGRERLRFGYRSGDGAESRRLVEPYRLVSTGRRWYLVAYDTAREDWRTFRVDRITEPFATGARFTARTLPAEGDAQTFLAHSMFRNQPEHTLDVSFDASAEHIAGRLPGYLGTPEPTGPESCRLHARAQDSLEWLALRLALLDCEFTVHGPPELSGHLTRLGARLTRAAERGSRASRAHP from the coding sequence ATGACAGACACCCCGGCACGACTGCTGAATCTGCTGTCTCTACTCCAGACCCCGCGCGAATGGCCGGGCAGCGAGCTGGCAGAGCGTCTCGACGTCAGCCCGCGCACCATCCGCCGGGATATCGACCGGCTGCGCGACCTCGGTTATCCGGTCGAGTCCACGAAGGGGTCCGCGGGCGGGTACCGGCTGGTCGCCGGAGCGGCCATGCCTCCCCTGCTGCTGGACGACGAGGAGGCGGTCGCCATCGCGGTGGGGCTGCGGGCCGGGGCCGGTCATGCCATCGAGGGTGTTGACGAAGCGTCCGTGCGAGCCCTGGCGAAGCTGGAGCAGGTGCTCCCGTCGCGGCTGCGCCACCGGGTCTCCACCCTCCAGAGCGCGATGATCCCGCTCACCCGGGGCGACGGCGCCACGGTGGACCCGCACACGCTCACCGCCATCGCATCGACGGTCACCGGCCGGGAGCGGCTGCGCTTCGGCTACCGCTCCGGAGACGGGGCCGAGTCGAGAAGACTGGTGGAACCGTATCGGCTGGTTTCGACCGGGCGGCGCTGGTACCTGGTCGCGTACGACACCGCGCGGGAGGACTGGCGCACCTTCCGGGTCGACCGGATCACCGAGCCGTTCGCCACGGGCGCCCGCTTCACGGCGCGCACGCTGCCGGCGGAGGGGGACGCCCAGACGTTCCTGGCTCATTCCATGTTCCGCAACCAGCCCGAGCACACGCTCGATGTGAGCTTCGACGCCTCGGCGGAGCACATAGCGGGCCGGCTTCCGGGCTATCTCGGCACGCCGGAACCGACGGGCCCGGAGAGCTGCCGTCTCCACGCTCGCGCACAGGACTCGCTGGAGTGGCTGGCGCTGCGACTGGCCTTGTTGGACTGCGAGTTCACCGTCCACGGCCCCCCTGAGCTGTCCGGCCACCTCACCAGGCTCGGCGCCCGGCTGACCCGGGCCGCGGAGCGCGGTTCGCGAGCGTCCCGTGCACATCCATGA
- a CDS encoding M6 family metalloprotease domain-containing protein, whose product MHQPRRRIRRPSTLGALAALTLGALATASSHLPGSHRTSAGSPVTTAEEAALGPCRITATMGVQMSEGMPTPTGYVRSTGEVRALNLMIDFPDAEGQGTALQRFAEFFPATQKWFATSSYGRLSYRAETPLATWLRLPMPFAAYGIDRGSPYEPGYRQLVEDIITTADPHVDFSAYDLVNVLVTPNAGPSALDTVLSVTFSGNHDAPYADGVPLANTSFVYSRQDDGSGSFDKNGFRVLPHENGHVFGLPDLYTAEGGGAVGHWDIMSEDWGANNDLLGWHKWKLGWLDNKQVSCAAASGTKDYALTPLATTGGRKLVFVPLGTEAGYAVEVRTREGNDEAVCEPGVLIYRVESDVDTGQGPVQVADSDQDSGGCTRRPNVHAELSDAPYRPGESFEDDHNGIRITVLSEDSGKGTYRVRVSRA is encoded by the coding sequence ATGCATCAGCCCCGCCGCCGGATACGCAGGCCAAGCACCCTCGGCGCCCTCGCGGCACTGACGCTCGGCGCCCTGGCCACGGCGAGCTCGCACCTTCCCGGCTCCCACCGCACATCGGCCGGCAGCCCGGTGACGACGGCCGAGGAAGCGGCGCTGGGTCCCTGCCGCATCACCGCCACCATGGGCGTGCAGATGTCGGAGGGGATGCCGACGCCCACGGGGTACGTCCGCTCGACGGGCGAGGTCCGAGCCCTCAACCTCATGATCGACTTCCCCGACGCGGAGGGCCAGGGCACGGCGCTGCAGCGCTTCGCCGAGTTCTTCCCCGCCACCCAGAAGTGGTTCGCGACCAGCTCGTACGGACGGCTCAGCTACCGCGCAGAGACCCCGCTGGCGACCTGGCTGCGATTGCCCATGCCATTCGCCGCTTACGGGATCGACCGCGGTTCGCCGTACGAGCCGGGCTATCGGCAGCTGGTGGAGGACATCATCACCACGGCCGATCCACACGTGGACTTCAGCGCGTACGACCTGGTCAACGTGCTGGTCACACCGAACGCCGGGCCGTCGGCGCTGGACACCGTGCTGTCCGTGACCTTCTCCGGGAACCACGACGCGCCCTACGCGGACGGGGTGCCGCTGGCGAACACCTCTTTCGTCTACAGCCGCCAGGACGACGGCTCCGGGTCGTTCGACAAGAACGGCTTCCGGGTGCTCCCCCACGAGAACGGCCATGTCTTCGGCCTGCCCGACCTCTACACCGCGGAGGGCGGCGGCGCGGTCGGCCACTGGGACATCATGTCCGAGGACTGGGGCGCCAACAACGATCTGCTCGGCTGGCACAAGTGGAAACTGGGCTGGCTGGACAACAAGCAGGTCAGCTGCGCCGCCGCCAGTGGGACCAAGGACTACGCGCTCACCCCGCTCGCCACCACCGGCGGCCGCAAACTGGTCTTCGTACCACTCGGCACCGAAGCCGGGTACGCCGTCGAGGTCCGCACCAGGGAGGGCAACGACGAGGCGGTCTGCGAGCCGGGCGTCCTGATCTACCGCGTCGAGTCGGACGTGGACACCGGACAGGGGCCGGTGCAGGTCGCCGACAGCGACCAGGACAGCGGGGGCTGCACCAGGCGCCCCAATGTGCACGCGGAGCTGTCGGACGCGCCGTACCGTCCGGGCGAGTCGTTCGAGGACGACCACAACGGCATCCGCATCACCGTCCTGTCGGAGGACAGCGGTAAGGGCACCTACCGGGTGCGGGTCTCACGCGCCTGA
- a CDS encoding MFS transporter produces the protein MSKTHDTLPDPSRWKALVFIALAQLMVVLDATIVNIALPSAQHALGISDGNRQWVITAYALAFGGLLLFGGRIADLWGRKRTFVVGLLGFAAASALGGAATGQAMLLGSRALQGVFGALLAPAALSLLAVMFTDAKERAKAFGIYGAIAGGGGAVGLILGGFLTEYLDWRWTFYVNIPFAIVAAAGAYFVIREPAGGRNRSSLDIPGVVLSTLGLVTLVYAFTRAESDGWTHSTTIWLFVASVVLLAAFVVTEYMVRSPLLPLRVLTDRNRGGVYLSLGLAVIAMFGLFLFLTYYLQVVKGYSPVKTGFAFLPMIAGMITGSTQIGARLMTRVPARLLMGPGFLLAATGMLLLTQLEIDSSYSTLILPAQLLLGLGMGTAFMPAMSLSTIGVEARDSGVASAMVNTSQQVGGAIGTALLNTIAASATTSYITSHTAAATTPGAQKLLQLQGMVHGYSSAIWWAVGILTGAAVIALVLINAGRPDGGAPMGAASGDGVDGVEGEVRIPVVAH, from the coding sequence ATGTCAAAAACGCACGACACCCTTCCCGATCCCAGTCGCTGGAAAGCGCTGGTCTTCATAGCCCTCGCCCAGCTGATGGTCGTGCTCGACGCGACCATCGTGAACATCGCCCTGCCCTCAGCCCAGCACGCCCTCGGGATCTCGGACGGCAACCGGCAGTGGGTCATCACCGCCTATGCCCTCGCCTTCGGCGGTCTCCTGCTGTTCGGTGGGCGCATAGCCGACCTCTGGGGCCGTAAGCGCACCTTCGTCGTCGGCCTGCTCGGCTTCGCCGCCGCGTCCGCCCTCGGTGGAGCCGCCACCGGCCAGGCGATGCTGCTCGGTTCGCGTGCCCTCCAGGGTGTGTTCGGCGCGTTGCTGGCGCCCGCGGCGCTCTCGCTGCTCGCGGTGATGTTCACCGACGCCAAGGAGCGCGCCAAAGCCTTCGGTATCTACGGTGCGATCGCCGGCGGCGGTGGCGCGGTTGGTCTGATCCTCGGCGGCTTCCTCACGGAGTACCTCGACTGGCGCTGGACGTTCTACGTCAACATCCCCTTCGCCATCGTCGCCGCCGCGGGCGCGTACTTCGTGATCCGCGAACCGGCCGGTGGCCGCAACCGCTCGTCACTGGACATCCCCGGCGTGGTGCTGTCGACCCTCGGCCTGGTGACGCTCGTCTACGCCTTCACCCGCGCCGAGTCGGACGGTTGGACGCACTCGACGACGATCTGGCTCTTCGTCGCCTCGGTCGTGCTGCTCGCGGCGTTCGTGGTCACCGAGTACATGGTCCGCTCGCCGCTGCTTCCGCTGCGCGTGCTGACCGACCGCAACCGCGGTGGCGTCTACCTGTCGCTCGGGCTCGCGGTCATCGCGATGTTCGGCCTGTTCCTGTTCCTCACGTACTACCTCCAGGTCGTGAAGGGGTACTCCCCGGTCAAGACGGGCTTCGCCTTCCTGCCGATGATCGCGGGCATGATCACGGGCTCCACGCAGATCGGTGCCCGGCTGATGACCCGGGTGCCGGCACGGCTCCTCATGGGGCCGGGCTTCCTTCTCGCGGCGACGGGCATGCTGCTGCTGACGCAGTTGGAGATCGACTCCTCGTACAGCACGCTGATCCTGCCCGCGCAGCTGTTGCTCGGGCTCGGTATGGGTACGGCGTTCATGCCCGCGATGTCGCTGTCGACGATCGGGGTCGAGGCGCGTGACTCGGGTGTCGCCTCCGCGATGGTGAACACCTCGCAGCAGGTGGGTGGCGCGATCGGTACGGCTCTGCTGAACACCATCGCCGCGTCCGCGACCACCTCGTACATCACCTCGCATACGGCGGCCGCGACGACTCCAGGGGCGCAGAAGCTGCTCCAGCTCCAGGGCATGGTGCACGGTTACTCGAGCGCCATCTGGTGGGCCGTCGGCATCCTGACGGGAGCGGCGGTCATCGCCCTTGTGCTGATCAACGCCGGGCGGCCGGACGGCGGGGCGCCGATGGGGGCCGCGTCCGGTGACGGCGTGGACGGTGTCGAGGGCGAGGTGAGGATCCCGGTCGTCGCGCACTGA
- a CDS encoding class I adenylate-forming enzyme family protein yields the protein MEGAGVADSDSDADFGFLTAPGAPFAVEDGVYVSGPRTLREFVETTWAFGERPFLVAETGTYTYGEFFAAASALANRLIDVYGLRQGDRAVVAMRNHPEWQIAFWATQLAGLVTVPLNAWWTEDEFAYALGDCAPAVLLVDGERLPRVEKWARGRARVVVFHHEGPVGDLGEGCERYEDLPVPDPAGTPAPPTVGIRPEDDATISYTSGTTGRPKGAVATQLAQAGAVMNPRYTAAVSALAKGMIPGQGPAPVNLMTFPFFHAAAFTTVYALMSVGGTAVLMRKWDAEQALSLIERHRVTHYSGVPTTALQLLDAAERHGVALESLTHLNTGGAAAPPGIVARLMARYGPGVEPRNGYGLTETCGGVTANFGAQYRRHPGSVGRATPATEARIAGPDGRALPEGEVGELWLRGQSLVRGYWRDPEATAAAFTEDGWFRTGDLATVRDGGLITIVDRIKDMIIRGGENVYCVEVEAVLHDHPDVADAAVFGVPHAVLGEEVAAVVVPRDGAAPTPDELRAHVGRSLAAFKVPVHVVLRDDPLPRNATGKILKRELRAGMPPGSGA from the coding sequence ATGGAGGGGGCTGGCGTGGCGGACTCCGATTCCGATGCCGACTTCGGCTTCCTCACCGCGCCCGGGGCGCCCTTCGCCGTCGAGGACGGCGTCTATGTGTCGGGGCCTCGCACGCTGCGCGAATTCGTTGAGACGACCTGGGCGTTCGGCGAGCGCCCGTTCCTGGTCGCCGAGACCGGGACTTACACGTACGGGGAGTTCTTCGCCGCCGCCTCCGCACTGGCCAACCGCCTCATCGACGTGTACGGACTACGGCAGGGCGACCGGGCCGTGGTCGCGATGCGCAATCACCCCGAGTGGCAGATCGCCTTCTGGGCGACGCAGCTCGCAGGGCTGGTGACGGTGCCGCTCAACGCCTGGTGGACCGAGGACGAGTTCGCGTACGCCCTCGGCGACTGCGCCCCCGCCGTGCTGCTTGTCGACGGGGAGCGGCTGCCGCGCGTCGAGAAGTGGGCACGGGGCAGGGCCCGGGTCGTGGTGTTCCACCACGAGGGACCCGTAGGGGACCTCGGGGAGGGCTGTGAGCGGTACGAGGACCTGCCCGTGCCCGATCCCGCCGGAACTCCTGCGCCCCCGACGGTCGGCATACGGCCCGAGGACGACGCGACGATCAGTTATACGTCCGGTACCACGGGCCGGCCCAAGGGTGCCGTCGCCACCCAGCTCGCGCAGGCCGGTGCGGTGATGAACCCCCGGTACACCGCCGCCGTGTCCGCGCTGGCCAAGGGCATGATTCCGGGGCAGGGGCCCGCGCCGGTGAACCTGATGACCTTTCCGTTCTTCCATGCGGCGGCCTTCACCACCGTGTACGCGCTGATGTCCGTCGGCGGAACGGCCGTGCTCATGCGGAAGTGGGACGCGGAGCAGGCACTGTCACTGATCGAGCGGCACCGAGTCACCCACTACTCCGGCGTGCCCACCACCGCGCTTCAACTGCTCGACGCCGCCGAGCGGCACGGGGTGGCGCTGGAGAGCCTCACGCACCTCAACACCGGCGGCGCCGCTGCTCCGCCCGGTATCGTCGCCCGGCTCATGGCTCGCTACGGGCCCGGCGTCGAGCCGCGCAACGGCTACGGGCTCACGGAGACCTGCGGCGGAGTGACGGCGAACTTCGGTGCCCAGTACCGCCGGCACCCCGGAAGCGTCGGGCGGGCCACGCCTGCCACGGAGGCGCGGATCGCAGGGCCGGACGGTCGGGCGCTGCCGGAGGGCGAGGTCGGCGAGCTGTGGCTGCGTGGGCAGTCACTGGTGCGCGGGTACTGGCGGGATCCGGAGGCCACGGCCGCCGCGTTCACCGAGGACGGCTGGTTCCGTACGGGTGATCTCGCGACCGTACGGGACGGCGGTCTGATCACGATCGTGGACCGTATCAAGGACATGATCATCCGTGGCGGTGAGAACGTGTACTGCGTCGAGGTCGAGGCCGTACTGCACGATCACCCGGACGTCGCCGACGCGGCCGTGTTCGGGGTGCCGCACGCCGTACTCGGCGAGGAGGTCGCGGCGGTGGTGGTGCCACGGGACGGGGCGGCCCCGACACCTGACGAACTGCGCGCGCACGTCGGCCGGTCCCTGGCCGCGTTCAAGGTGCCGGTGCATGTGGTGCTCCGGGACGATCCGCTTCCCCGCAATGCCACCGGCAAGATCCTCAAGCGGGAACTGCGGGCCGGAATGCCGCCCGGCTCAGGCGCGTGA
- a CDS encoding MFS transporter, whose translation MSSQAAVPATATSHSAPDPEAQSGHAPDPSADRTADRRRWIALAIVMTAAFMDLVDVTIVNVAIPSIERSLEASFGAIQWITAGYALAFAAGLITGGRLGDIFGRRRLFLIGISGFTLASALCGFAVGTEMLVGARLLQGAMAAMMVPQVLAIIHVTFPPHERGKVFGMFGAIVGLGAVSGPLLGALLTQWNLFGLEWRPIFLINLPVGIAGVILGRKFITESRAEKALRLDLVGVVLATVSLLMLIYPLTRGRELDWPLWGHLSMVASPFMFAVFVVYERYKTRKDGSPLVELSLFRVKSFAAGIAVQLTFGVVMGIFFLVWTLYMQVGLGWSPLRAGLTGVPFSIAVSLAAGLSVQQLVPRFGRKVLQAGALTMMAGLLLYIWEADRYGMGISSWQMAAPLVVMGLGMGLIVAPLTDAVLSDVPREHAGSASGLINTTMQTGNALGLGLVAVVFFGVIDDARPTTPAAVGTAFADAFQHSLWWVAAVLGVIFLVMFALPARPKQHMESGALEDTADAEVGAPTGLPEQRQKQQSPTKTG comes from the coding sequence ATGAGTTCCCAAGCCGCCGTGCCCGCAACGGCCACGTCCCACTCCGCACCCGATCCCGAAGCCCAATCCGGCCACGCGCCGGATCCGTCGGCCGACCGAACGGCTGACCGGCGTCGCTGGATCGCCCTGGCCATCGTGATGACCGCGGCCTTCATGGACCTGGTCGACGTCACCATCGTCAACGTAGCGATCCCGAGCATCGAGCGCAGCCTCGAGGCGTCGTTCGGGGCGATCCAGTGGATCACCGCCGGCTATGCGCTGGCGTTCGCGGCGGGCCTGATCACCGGCGGGCGGCTCGGCGACATCTTCGGCCGCAGGCGGCTCTTCCTGATAGGCATCTCGGGCTTCACCCTCGCCTCCGCCCTCTGCGGGTTCGCCGTGGGTACGGAGATGCTGGTCGGGGCGCGGCTGCTCCAGGGCGCGATGGCGGCGATGATGGTGCCGCAGGTGCTCGCGATCATCCATGTGACCTTCCCGCCGCACGAACGCGGCAAGGTCTTCGGGATGTTCGGTGCGATCGTCGGGCTCGGCGCGGTGTCCGGGCCGTTGCTCGGTGCGCTGCTCACCCAGTGGAACCTCTTCGGCCTGGAGTGGCGGCCGATCTTCCTGATCAACCTCCCGGTCGGCATCGCGGGCGTCATCCTGGGCCGGAAGTTCATCACCGAGTCCCGCGCCGAGAAGGCCCTTCGACTCGATCTGGTCGGTGTCGTGCTCGCCACGGTGTCGCTGCTGATGCTGATCTACCCGCTGACGCGCGGCCGTGAGCTGGACTGGCCGCTGTGGGGGCATCTGAGCATGGTCGCGAGCCCCTTCATGTTCGCCGTGTTCGTGGTCTACGAGCGCTACAAGACGCGCAAGGACGGTTCACCGCTGGTGGAGTTGTCGCTGTTCCGGGTGAAGAGCTTCGCCGCGGGAATCGCGGTGCAGCTGACCTTCGGCGTGGTCATGGGCATCTTCTTCCTGGTCTGGACGCTGTACATGCAGGTGGGCCTGGGCTGGAGCCCACTGCGGGCGGGACTGACCGGGGTGCCGTTCTCCATCGCGGTGTCCCTGGCGGCCGGCTTGTCGGTGCAGCAGCTGGTGCCGCGGTTCGGACGCAAGGTGCTCCAGGCGGGCGCGCTGACGATGATGGCCGGGCTGCTGCTCTACATCTGGGAGGCCGACCGGTACGGCATGGGTATCAGCTCCTGGCAGATGGCTGCCCCGCTGGTGGTCATGGGGCTGGGCATGGGCCTCATCGTGGCGCCCCTGACCGACGCGGTGCTGTCCGATGTGCCGCGTGAGCACGCCGGATCGGCCTCAGGCCTGATCAACACCACCATGCAGACGGGCAACGCGCTCGGTCTCGGACTGGTCGCGGTGGTCTTCTTCGGTGTCATCGACGATGCGAGGCCGACGACACCGGCGGCGGTCGGGACTGCCTTCGCCGATGCCTTCCAGCACTCGCTGTGGTGGGTCGCCGCGGTCCTGGGCGTGATCTTCCTGGTGATGTTCGCCCTGCCGGCCCGGCCGAAGCAGCACATGGAATCCGGGGCGCTGGAGGACACGGCCGATGCGGAGGTGGGAGCGCCCACCGGGCTTCCGGAGCAGAGGCAGAAGCAGCAGTCGCCGACCAAGACCGGCTGA
- a CDS encoding TetR/AcrR family transcriptional regulator: MSSASATATATTPAATAVTAERRTTRPRADALRNRERIVAAAREMFVEFGPEVPLDEVARRAGVGNATLYRNFPDRPALVHEVVLSVMRRTTARVEEATAAEADPFAALVRFVHAAADERIGALCPILSGAVEKDHPDLLAEGHRLETSVQELFERARTAGRLRPDVGVGDLLVALSQLTRPLPGSGCPDFDRFVHRHVQLLMDGFAAPSRSELPGSPATLEDLRTVS, encoded by the coding sequence ATGAGCAGCGCCAGCGCCACGGCTACTGCCACGACCCCGGCTGCGACTGCCGTCACGGCGGAACGCCGCACCACCCGGCCCAGGGCCGATGCCCTGCGCAACAGGGAGCGGATCGTGGCGGCGGCGCGTGAGATGTTCGTCGAGTTCGGGCCGGAGGTGCCGCTCGACGAGGTCGCCCGGCGCGCCGGCGTCGGCAACGCCACCCTCTACCGGAACTTTCCCGACCGGCCCGCCCTCGTCCACGAGGTCGTGCTCAGCGTCATGCGGCGTACCACCGCGCGGGTGGAGGAGGCGACCGCCGCCGAAGCGGATCCCTTCGCCGCGCTGGTGCGCTTCGTGCACGCGGCGGCCGACGAGCGGATCGGCGCACTGTGCCCGATCCTCTCCGGCGCGGTCGAGAAGGACCACCCCGACCTGCTCGCCGAAGGCCACCGGCTCGAAACGTCCGTGCAGGAGCTCTTCGAGCGGGCCCGGACGGCGGGAAGGCTGCGGCCGGATGTCGGGGTCGGGGACCTGCTGGTGGCGCTCTCGCAGCTCACCCGTCCGTTGCCCGGATCGGGGTGCCCGGACTTCGACCGGTTCGTGCACCGGCATGTCCAGCTGCTGATGGATGGGTTCGCGGCACCCTCCCGCTCCGAACTGCCGGGCTCACCGGCGACATTGGAGGATCTGCGGACGGTGTCGTGA
- a CDS encoding redoxin domain-containing protein → MSVPSAEHSWTVLFFITEPGIGEVLPELAGCTTGLCSVRDEAASFARAGARVLGVSAHAPGCLAEFAAARELGYPLVGDEGLELGRALGVPEVRVGERRLFTRAGVVLDRAGRVRSLVHPVPEPERHAALVLERLLELAEGRPNSGIAG, encoded by the coding sequence GTGTCCGTGCCCTCGGCCGAGCACTCGTGGACGGTGCTGTTCTTCATCACCGAACCGGGCATCGGGGAGGTGCTGCCGGAGCTCGCAGGCTGTACCACGGGTCTGTGTTCCGTACGGGACGAGGCCGCCTCCTTCGCCCGGGCGGGGGCCAGGGTGCTCGGTGTCAGTGCGCACGCTCCCGGCTGTCTGGCGGAGTTCGCTGCGGCCAGAGAGCTCGGTTACCCGCTGGTGGGTGACGAGGGCCTGGAGCTCGGGCGGGCGCTGGGTGTGCCCGAGGTGCGGGTCGGGGAGCGGCGGCTGTTCACCCGGGCCGGCGTCGTGCTGGACCGTGCGGGGCGGGTGCGGTCACTGGTGCATCCGGTACCCGAACCCGAGCGGCATGCTGCGCTCGTGCTGGAGCGGCTGCTTGAGCTCGCGGAAGGCCGGCCGAACAGCGGGATCGCCGGATAG
- a CDS encoding sigma-70 family RNA polymerase sigma factor encodes MATRAVARRQSATSGAGSDGANSVRAVGGEIADRDLVGMYLDEIARTPLLDAAREVELSQTIEAGVYARQILDGEAESKAGGATREELEVLVAEGERAKDVFIKSNLRLVVAVARRYPRSGLPLLDLIQEGNAGLVRAVEKFDYTKGFKFSTYATWWIRQAITRSIADQSRTIRLPVHLVEELGRIRRVQREFNREHGREPEPAEVARELGSTPERVTDVLDWARDPVSLNMSVDDEGETQFGDLLEDTSAVSPEQSVLTLLRSEELDDLIDRLDHRTASIIRMRYGIEDGRERTLTEVGKEHGLTRERIRQIEKHALLELKRMARDTGFDAAA; translated from the coding sequence ATGGCAACCCGTGCCGTCGCCCGTCGTCAGTCCGCCACCAGCGGGGCTGGGTCTGATGGGGCAAACAGCGTTCGCGCCGTGGGCGGGGAGATCGCCGACCGCGACCTGGTCGGCATGTATCTCGACGAGATCGCGCGCACGCCCCTGCTCGACGCCGCCAGGGAGGTCGAGCTTTCCCAGACCATCGAGGCGGGCGTCTACGCCAGGCAGATCCTCGATGGTGAGGCCGAAAGCAAGGCGGGCGGTGCCACGCGCGAGGAGCTCGAGGTGCTCGTCGCCGAGGGAGAGCGCGCCAAGGATGTCTTCATCAAGTCGAATCTGCGCCTGGTCGTGGCCGTGGCGCGGCGGTACCCGCGCAGTGGGCTGCCGCTGCTGGACCTGATCCAGGAGGGCAACGCAGGTCTGGTGCGCGCGGTCGAGAAGTTCGACTACACCAAGGGCTTCAAGTTCTCGACGTATGCCACATGGTGGATCCGCCAGGCCATCACCCGCTCCATCGCCGACCAGTCCCGCACCATCCGGCTGCCCGTCCACCTGGTGGAGGAACTGGGCCGGATACGCCGTGTGCAGCGCGAGTTCAACCGCGAGCACGGGAGGGAACCGGAGCCGGCGGAGGTGGCGCGGGAGCTCGGCTCGACACCGGAGCGGGTCACGGACGTGCTCGACTGGGCACGTGATCCGGTCTCGCTGAACATGTCGGTCGACGACGAGGGCGAGACCCAGTTCGGGGACCTGCTCGAGGACACGTCGGCGGTCTCACCGGAGCAGTCCGTGCTGACGCTGCTGCGCAGTGAGGAGCTCGACGACCTGATCGACCGGCTCGACCACCGCACGGCCTCGATCATCAGGATGCGCTACGGCATCGAGGACGGTCGCGAGCGCACGCTGACCGAGGTCGGCAAGGAGCACGGTCTGACGCGCGAGCGCATACGCCAGATCGAGAAGCACGCGCTGCTGGAGCTGAAGCGGATGGCTCGGGACACCGGGTTCGACGCGGCGGCGTGA
- a CDS encoding MazG nucleotide pyrophosphohydrolase domain-containing protein gives MIEISPDTSIGRMHPSVQDLVRDFHRAFALCIAPTPAAPKRQLSLHRQDLMSEEVAELAEASTTGDLAHIAQELADVVYIGYGTALVHGIDLDAVIAEVHRANMSKLGPDGHPERRADGKILKGPSYQAPRHRRRAPPPGLVPRGRYGSGMTAAPASPFPSAPQPLTHSQARHARHPSTPRSLRPLKLLPPRLDASGTGHRNTTPTGRLPKPEPAEVHSPPLLRPRPITTRYTDSAVTDLHGSGAALSANVSDRSPPP, from the coding sequence ATGATCGAAATCTCGCCGGACACCAGCATCGGCCGGATGCATCCCTCCGTCCAAGATCTCGTACGGGACTTCCACCGAGCCTTCGCCCTCTGCATCGCGCCCACACCTGCCGCTCCCAAGCGCCAACTGTCTCTGCACCGTCAGGACCTGATGTCGGAGGAGGTAGCCGAACTCGCCGAGGCATCCACGACCGGCGACCTGGCACACATCGCCCAGGAACTCGCCGACGTCGTCTACATCGGGTACGGCACCGCCCTGGTCCACGGCATCGACCTCGACGCCGTCATCGCGGAGGTACACCGCGCGAACATGTCCAAACTCGGCCCGGACGGCCACCCGGAACGCCGCGCCGACGGCAAGATCCTCAAGGGCCCTTCATACCAGGCCCCCCGACATCGCCGCCGTGCTCCACCGCCAGGGCTGGTCCCCCGAGGCCGGTACGGCAGCGGAATGACCGCAGCGCCCGCGTCCCCGTTTCCGTCCGCCCCTCAACCGCTCACACACAGCCAGGCGCGGCACGCCCGCCACCCGTCCACTCCTCGCAGCCTTCGCCCACTGAAGCTCTTGCCACCGAGGCTCGACGCGTCTGGAACCGGCCACCGCAACACCACACCTACAGGCCGGTTACCGAAGCCCGAGCCGGCCGAGGTCCACTCGCCGCCCTTACTCAGACCCCGACCAATCACCACCCGCTACACTGATTCGGCGGTGACCGACCTCCACGGCTCGGGCGCCGCGCTGTCGGCCAACGTTTCCGACAGATCCCCGCCTCCGTAG